A DNA window from Mytilus edulis chromosome 14, xbMytEdul2.2, whole genome shotgun sequence contains the following coding sequences:
- the LOC139502794 gene encoding uncharacterized protein, producing the protein MADKDNKNSSEDGKSLEDFVTEHYQKQKDAGKMDATDEIDDERANNFFSKALNESRRMNVEIGKSEAKMKKHREEFGNRLSEWQAEHASEVLTPKQAEKFGICEHP; encoded by the exons aTGGCGGATAAGGATAACAAGAATTCGTCCGAAGATGGTAAAAGTCTAGAAGACTTTGTAACAGaacattatcaaaaacaaaag gaTGCTGGTAAAATGGACGCAACTGATGAGATAGATGACGAAAGAGCTAATAACTTTTTCTCCAAAGCCCTCAATGAGAGTAGAAG AATGAATGTGGAAATAGGAAAGTCAGAGGCCAAAATGAAGAAACATCGAGAAGAATTTGGTAACAGACTTTCAGAATGGCAGGCAGAACATGCTTCTGAAGTGTTAACGCCGAAACAAGctgaaaaatttggaatttgtgAACATCCataa